CGTGCTTGCTGCTTCGGTCGTTTTGCTGGCCGCTAACGACTGCTGTGCCAAACCGACCAAATTCGCAAGTAAGAAAATTGTGTCACAAATGACAGAGTTGGGAATTTAATGGCTCTcctaaattgaacaaaaaaaatctgtcagctgcaaaaataagatttcaagatAGGCAGTCGTTATCTGGACAGAATCGTCTTATTCTTTtgtctaatttatttcttcagaTCGCAGAGGATTGCTGGAAGACATTACCGAATTCATAAATTTGGTCCCTCTTGAGAAAATTGAGACGGTGATAAAGCAATGGATCAACAAGGATCCCAGCGTCAACGCagcttttaaattcttggattcCGGTCGCTACAAGGAAATCATTGATCAAGGAAGTCGTGTTTCcgaattcaaaaattatctcgACTTTTTGGAAAAGTCGCGGGCTCCTGCCCACGATCTTTGGAACTTCTACAGATTACTCATTGGACTGGACCCTTTAAAGCAGCTGGCGAAACAAACGCCACCGACGCTAAGAACAATAGACGCTGCTCCGTTGCTGCAGATGGTTGATGAATGCCTTGAGCAGATCGATAAGCAGCAGTTTGAGGACCTTTACAATCGAAAGATAGAGGAGAGCGAGGATTTCAAGTATTTCGTGGACAGGATGGACACCAAGGAGCATATTAATGTTCGAAACGCGCTGAGGGAGAGCGCAGAATTTAAGGAAATCGTCAGCGAGCTTCTCTCCAACGGAATCGACATGTATGGTGTTTTCAAGAAGATTTTTAGATTCTTCTTTCCAGGTGGAATTCCTCACTCCTCACTAACTCTGTTTCCATGAAAGAGAAGACAACTCTTCTTTTAGCGATTTGAATGtcaaggaaatatttaaatctgacAGGAGAAAAGaagcaaacaataattttgtacaGCCTGTGTAAAAAATGATGGACACATAAATAAAGTGTTGTGCGTTTGAAAGAAAGTCCAGTTAGTTTCAATTACGCTGCAATATTTCACTGGAAAAAGTACGAGAGCTGTTCCATATTTCAGTTCTCCGGTTacaaacataaaattcaaCTTGCGGGCTTCACACCTCAAAACGTCTGGCGAGG
The nucleotide sequence above comes from Cloeon dipterum chromosome X, ieCloDipt1.1, whole genome shotgun sequence. Encoded proteins:
- the LOC135945722 gene encoding uncharacterized protein LOC135945722: MRLAVGVLAASVVLLAANDCCAKPTKFANRRGLLEDITEFINLVPLEKIETVIKQWINKDPSVNAAFKFLDSGRYKEIIDQGSRVSEFKNYLDFLEKSRAPAHDLWNFYRLLIGLDPLKQLAKQTPPTLRTIDAAPLLQMVDECLEQIDKQQFEDLYNRKIEESEDFKYFVDRMDTKEHINVRNALRESAEFKEIVSELLSNGIDMYGVFKKIFRFFFPGGIPHSSLTLFP